In one Pseudomonas hydrolytica genomic region, the following are encoded:
- a CDS encoding DUF2789 domain-containing protein, producing MEAPVHSLPALFKQLGLPDDAASINAFISTHSPLPDACKLSEAPFWTPAQAALLREEILEDADWAPVVDQLNVRLHG from the coding sequence ATGGAAGCGCCCGTCCACAGCCTGCCCGCGCTGTTCAAGCAACTCGGATTGCCCGACGATGCCGCCAGCATCAACGCCTTCATCAGCACCCACTCGCCGCTGCCGGACGCGTGCAAGCTGTCCGAGGCCCCGTTCTGGACGCCGGCGCAGGCCGCGCTGCTACGCGAGGAAATTCTCGAAGACGCCGACTGGGCACCGGTGGTCGACCAGCTCAACGTGCGCCTGCACGGCTGA
- a CDS encoding YgjP-like metallopeptidase domain-containing protein — protein MKYLQGYPVALQQQVRQLIADDRLGDYLAQRYPGRHEVQSDKALYGYVMALKQEHLKNAPAIDKVLYDNRLDLTHRALGLHTAISRVQGGKLKAKKEIRVASLFRDAAPAFLQMIVVHELAHLKEAEHNKAFYKLCDHMLPGYAQIEFDLRMYLTWREMTGSA, from the coding sequence TTGAAATATCTCCAGGGTTATCCCGTCGCCTTGCAGCAACAGGTTCGCCAGCTGATCGCCGATGATCGACTGGGCGACTACCTGGCGCAGCGTTACCCCGGCCGCCACGAGGTGCAGAGCGACAAGGCGCTGTACGGCTATGTGATGGCGCTCAAGCAGGAGCATCTGAAGAACGCGCCGGCCATCGACAAGGTGCTCTACGACAACCGCCTCGACCTTACCCATCGGGCGCTGGGTCTGCACACGGCGATCTCGCGGGTGCAGGGCGGCAAGCTCAAGGCGAAGAAGGAAATCCGTGTCGCTTCGCTGTTTCGCGACGCGGCGCCGGCCTTCCTGCAGATGATCGTGGTGCACGAGCTGGCGCACCTGAAGGAGGCCGAACACAACAAGGCCTTCTACAAGCTCTGCGATCACATGCTGCCGGGCTATGCGCAGATCGAGTTCGACCTGCGCATGTACCTGACCTGGCGCGAGATGACGGGCTCGGCATGA
- a CDS encoding polysaccharide lyase family 7 protein: MIELAMWNLSVPVGVPATTIETRVLAGGYQDHYFQSKEGAIFFWAPVNGTTTESAKYPRTELRETFADGRLRNWTYPEADHFLRASLSVSQVPSTGKIVIGQIHALKSSEPLLKLEYQYKTKTADGNIVAKVRPSPDAAIQTVTVASGIRLNQPFRYVINLKPDGTLAISLNSINWSARMDPTWAARPLYFKAGVYTQDNTGYETEAGAARFDQLSIEHRSLLGSAK; the protein is encoded by the coding sequence ATGATCGAACTCGCCATGTGGAATCTCAGCGTTCCAGTGGGCGTACCCGCCACCACCATCGAGACACGCGTACTGGCCGGTGGCTACCAGGATCACTATTTTCAGTCCAAGGAAGGTGCGATCTTCTTCTGGGCACCGGTCAATGGCACCACGACCGAGAGCGCCAAGTATCCCCGCACCGAACTGCGCGAAACCTTTGCCGACGGCCGCCTGCGCAACTGGACCTACCCGGAGGCGGACCATTTTCTGCGGGCGTCGCTGAGCGTCAGCCAGGTGCCGTCCACCGGCAAGATCGTCATCGGCCAGATTCACGCCCTGAAGAGTTCCGAGCCGCTGCTCAAGCTGGAGTACCAGTACAAGACCAAGACCGCCGATGGCAACATCGTCGCCAAGGTCCGTCCGAGCCCGGACGCCGCCATCCAGACCGTGACCGTGGCCAGCGGCATCCGCCTGAACCAGCCGTTTCGCTACGTGATCAACCTGAAGCCCGATGGCACCCTGGCCATCAGCCTCAACAGCATCAACTGGAGCGCGCGGATGGACCCGACCTGGGCGGCGAGGCCCCTGTACTTCAAGGCCGGGGTCTACACCCAGGACAACACCGGCTATGAAACCGAAGCCGGCGCCGCGCGCTTCGATCAGCTCAGCATCGAGCACCGCTCGCTGCTCGGCTCGGCGAAGTAA
- the fba gene encoding class II fructose-bisphosphate aldolase (catalyzes the reversible aldol condensation of dihydroxyacetonephosphate and glyceraldehyde 3-phosphate in the Calvin cycle, glycolysis, and/or gluconeogenesis), whose translation MALISMRQMLDHAAEFGYGVPAFNVNNLEQMRAIMEAADKTDSPVIVQASAGARKYAGAPFLRHLILAAIEEFPHIPVCMHQDHGTSPDVCQRSIQLGFSSVMMDGSLKEDGKTPADYDYNVRVTQQTVAFAHACGVSVEGELGCLGSLETGMAGEEDGVGAEGVLDHSQLLTDPEEAAAFVKATQVDALAIAIGTSHGAYKFTKPPTGDVLSIERIKEIHKRIPNTHLVMHGSSSVPQDWLAIINEYGGDIKETYGVPVEEIVEGIKHGVRKVNIDTDLRLASTGAIRRFLEQNKAEFDPRKYFAKTIEAMRDICIARYEAFGTAGNASKIKPISLEGMYKRYASGELAAKVN comes from the coding sequence ATGGCACTTATCAGCATGCGCCAGATGCTCGACCACGCCGCCGAATTCGGCTACGGCGTGCCGGCCTTCAACGTCAACAACCTCGAGCAGATGCGCGCCATCATGGAAGCCGCCGACAAGACCGATTCGCCGGTCATCGTCCAGGCCTCCGCTGGTGCCCGCAAATACGCCGGTGCGCCTTTCCTGCGCCACCTGATCCTGGCTGCCATCGAAGAATTCCCGCATATCCCGGTGTGCATGCACCAGGACCACGGCACCAGCCCCGACGTGTGCCAGCGCTCCATCCAGCTGGGCTTTTCCTCGGTAATGATGGACGGCTCGCTCAAGGAAGACGGCAAGACCCCGGCCGACTACGACTACAACGTCCGCGTCACTCAGCAAACCGTAGCCTTCGCCCACGCCTGCGGCGTGTCGGTGGAAGGTGAGCTGGGCTGCCTGGGCAGCCTGGAAACCGGCATGGCCGGTGAAGAGGATGGCGTCGGCGCCGAAGGCGTGCTGGACCACAGCCAGCTGCTGACCGACCCGGAAGAGGCGGCGGCCTTCGTCAAGGCCACTCAGGTCGATGCCCTGGCGATCGCCATCGGCACCAGCCACGGCGCCTACAAGTTCACCAAGCCGCCAACCGGCGACGTGCTCTCCATCGAGCGCATCAAGGAAATCCACAAGCGCATCCCCAACACCCACCTGGTGATGCACGGCTCCAGCTCGGTGCCGCAGGACTGGCTGGCGATCATCAACGAGTACGGTGGCGACATCAAGGAAACCTACGGCGTGCCGGTCGAAGAGATCGTCGAAGGCATCAAGCACGGCGTGCGCAAGGTGAATATCGACACCGACCTGCGCCTGGCTTCCACCGGTGCCATCCGTCGCTTCCTCGAGCAGAACAAGGCTGAGTTCGATCCGCGCAAATACTTCGCCAAGACCATCGAAGCCATGCGTGACATCTGCATCGCCCGCTACGAAGCCTTCGGTACTGCCGGCAACGCCTCGAAGATCAAGCCGATCTCCCTGGAAGGCATGTACAAGCGCTACGCCAGTGGCGAGCTGGCCGCCAAGGTCAACTAA
- a CDS encoding GreA/GreB family elongation factor, giving the protein MNKTLLLQAVLSQLQADLEQANLAALSAHEAATHEENVAENKYDTLGLEAAYLASGQARRVEELRQTLITWRQLRPRPFDEAQGIELGALVLLAGEDGHEQWLFLGPQGASMKLRHAGRSIQVLGNAAPLGHLLLGKRPGDEINLPMGKRLQLFEVLAAE; this is encoded by the coding sequence ATGAACAAGACCCTGTTGTTGCAAGCCGTGCTCAGCCAGTTGCAGGCCGATCTCGAGCAGGCCAACCTGGCCGCCCTGAGCGCCCACGAAGCGGCCACCCATGAAGAGAACGTCGCCGAGAACAAGTACGACACCCTTGGCCTGGAGGCCGCCTATCTGGCCAGCGGCCAGGCGCGGCGGGTGGAGGAGCTGCGCCAGACGCTGATCACCTGGCGCCAGCTGCGCCCGCGCCCCTTCGACGAAGCGCAGGGCATCGAACTGGGCGCGCTGGTTCTGCTGGCCGGCGAGGACGGCCACGAACAGTGGCTGTTTCTCGGCCCGCAGGGCGCCAGCATGAAGCTGCGGCACGCCGGGCGCAGCATCCAGGTGCTGGGCAATGCCGCTCCGCTGGGGCACCTGTTGCTGGGCAAACGCCCCGGCGATGAAATCAATCTGCCGATGGGCAAGCGACTGCAGCTATTCGAAGTGCTGGCGGCCGAGTGA
- a CDS encoding PQQ-dependent sugar dehydrogenase, with amino-acid sequence MSRLIRALLVGALLASVPAQAQAYRIETFSEGLEHPWSLAFLPDGRILVTERVGRLRIVEADGSLDPDPVAGLPEIFVAAQAGLMEVALDPDYVSNRWLYLSYAHGTTQANNTRLARARLVDDELRDFEVLFTAQPLKAGASHYGGRIAFLADKTLVLTLGDGFDWREEAQNPGNHLGKIVRLNRDGSVPADNPLVGQTGAAAEIYSLGHRNVQGIVFDAEAGRLYSHEHGPRGGDELNLIEAGTNYGWPLATFGIDYTGARVSPYTELPGLTQPLLHWTPSVAPASLTQYRGALFPDWQGDLFAATLAERSVRRVRLHEGMLAGEEILFEELGERIRDVRAGPDGALYLLTDNADGRLLRVVPGD; translated from the coding sequence ATGTCCAGACTCATTCGTGCGCTGCTGGTTGGCGCCCTGCTCGCCAGCGTGCCTGCGCAGGCGCAGGCCTATCGCATCGAGACTTTCAGCGAAGGACTGGAACACCCCTGGTCGCTGGCCTTCCTGCCGGACGGGCGCATCCTGGTGACCGAGCGGGTCGGCCGCCTGCGTATCGTCGAAGCCGACGGCAGCCTGGACCCGGACCCGGTGGCCGGGCTGCCGGAGATCTTCGTCGCGGCGCAGGCCGGTCTGATGGAGGTGGCGCTCGACCCCGACTACGTCAGCAATCGCTGGCTCTACCTCAGCTACGCCCATGGCACGACGCAGGCCAACAACACACGTCTGGCCCGCGCCCGGCTGGTAGACGACGAATTGCGCGACTTCGAAGTGCTGTTCACCGCCCAGCCGCTCAAGGCCGGGGCTTCCCACTATGGCGGGCGTATCGCCTTTCTCGCCGACAAGACCCTGGTGCTGACCCTGGGCGATGGTTTCGACTGGCGCGAAGAGGCGCAGAACCCCGGCAACCACCTGGGCAAGATCGTTCGCCTCAATCGCGACGGCAGTGTGCCGGCGGACAACCCGCTGGTGGGGCAGACCGGCGCCGCGGCGGAAATCTACAGCCTCGGCCACCGCAATGTGCAGGGCATCGTCTTCGACGCCGAGGCCGGGCGCCTGTACAGCCACGAGCATGGCCCGCGCGGTGGCGACGAGCTGAATCTGATCGAGGCCGGCACCAATTACGGCTGGCCGTTGGCGACCTTCGGCATCGACTACACCGGCGCGCGGGTCAGCCCCTACACCGAGTTGCCGGGCCTGACCCAGCCCTTGCTGCACTGGACGCCTTCGGTGGCGCCCGCGAGCCTGACCCAGTACCGCGGCGCACTGTTCCCGGACTGGCAGGGCGACCTGTTCGCCGCCACCCTGGCCGAGCGCAGCGTGCGCCGCGTGCGCCTGCACGAGGGGATGCTGGCGGGCGAGGAGATTCTGTTCGAGGAGCTCGGCGAGCGCATCCGCGATGTGCGTGCAGGCCCGGATGGCGCGCTCTATCTGCTGACCGACAACGCCGATGGTCGTCTGCTGCGGGTGGTGCCCGGCGACTGA